A genome region from Bradyrhizobium commune includes the following:
- a CDS encoding (2Fe-2S)-binding protein — protein sequence MAKISLIVNGNLVTGNVDPRTLLVQFLRENLRLTGTHVGCDTSQCGACVVHLDGKAVKSCTTLAVMADGHEVKTIEGLAADGAPLHPMQEAFREHHGLQCGFCTPGMIMTAIDIVHRKGHELDDHTIREELEGNLCRCTGYQNIVASIAAGAKAMAQSDLA from the coding sequence ATGGCAAAAATCTCCCTTATCGTGAACGGCAATCTTGTTACCGGCAATGTCGACCCGCGTACCCTGCTCGTGCAGTTCCTGCGCGAGAATCTGCGGCTGACCGGCACCCATGTCGGCTGCGACACCTCGCAATGCGGCGCCTGCGTCGTGCATCTCGACGGCAAGGCCGTAAAATCCTGCACCACGCTTGCGGTGATGGCCGACGGCCATGAGGTCAAGACGATCGAGGGACTGGCCGCCGACGGCGCGCCGCTGCATCCGATGCAGGAAGCCTTCCGCGAGCACCATGGCTTGCAGTGCGGCTTCTGCACGCCCGGCATGATCATGACCGCGATCGACATCGTGCATCGCAAGGGCCACGAGCTCGACGACCACACCATCCGCGAGGAGCTGGAAGGCAATCTCTGCCGCTGCACCGGCTACCAGAACATCGTCGCCTCGATCGCCGCCGGCGCGAAGGCGATGGCCCAATCCGATCTCGCCTAA
- a CDS encoding SRPBCC family protein, with protein MAMTMNGEVQLAAPREAVWEKLNDPAVLKACIPGCEELEKTDDGGFRATAKMKVGPVSARFKGKVTLSDLDPPNGYKISGEGEGGVAGFAKGGAVVRLAEKDGGTLLAYDVEAQIGGKLAQLGQRLINGTAKKLADEFFANFAKAVQG; from the coding sequence ATGGCCATGACAATGAACGGCGAAGTCCAGCTTGCGGCGCCGCGCGAGGCCGTGTGGGAGAAGCTCAACGACCCCGCGGTGCTCAAGGCCTGCATCCCCGGCTGCGAGGAGCTGGAGAAGACCGACGACGGCGGTTTTCGCGCGACCGCGAAAATGAAGGTCGGCCCGGTCTCGGCGCGCTTCAAGGGTAAGGTCACGCTGAGCGATCTCGATCCGCCGAACGGCTACAAGATCTCCGGCGAAGGCGAGGGTGGCGTGGCCGGATTCGCCAAGGGCGGCGCGGTGGTCAGGCTCGCGGAGAAGGATGGCGGCACGCTGCTCGCTTACGACGTCGAGGCGCAGATCGGCGGCAAGTTGGCGCAGCTCGGCCAGCGCCTGATCAACGGCACCGCCAAGAAACTGGCCGACGAATTTTTCGCGAATTTCGCCAAGGCGGTACAGGGCTGA